TCCGTCGATTCGGAGACGGAAGAGCTCATTCAGCACGCCATCGACAAGCTCATGGAAGGCCGCACCTCGCTCGTTATTGCCCACCGCCTCAGCACCATCCAGAAAGCCGACCGCATCATCGTGCTCGACCGCGGCGAAATCAAGGAAACCGGCACCCACGACGAGCTGCTGCGCCTCGGCGGCTACTACGCTCAGCTCTACCGCATGCAGTATAAAGGCGCGGAGGTCAATGGTTAATGGCTAGCAGCCAGGCGGGTTCTTCGCTTGCTTAACCACTAATCAGTACTCACTACCTAATGCGTTTCTTCTTTCCCCTCGTCCTGCTTTTTACGGCCATCGGCCTGGGTATCTATGCCTATCTGGGCGGGCTGCGCACGCCCGCCGTTGCCCTCGAAACCACGGCCGCGCCGGTGCTGCTGGCCGGGCAGCCCTTCCACGGCAAGGTGCAGGACGAGCGTTTCGGGGAGCTGTTTCGCGCCGCCAAATCGCGCCAGGATGCCAGTCCGGCGCTGCCCCTGGCCAATCTTTACTATAATAACCCGGAGTCGGCCCACGACTCGGTGCGCGCTTTTATCGGCGTGCTGGTGCCCGACACCGCTGCCCGGCTGCCGGCCGGCTGGCGCTACCGCGTGGTGCCCGCTGGGCAGCGCGTGGTAGTGGCCCGCGTGCGCGGGGTGAGCTTCCTGCTGGCGCCGGGCAAGCTCTACGCCGCAGCCGAAGAGTTTAGCAAGAGCCGGCAGCTCACCAAGCAGCCCTTTTACCTCGAGCAGTTTGGCCCCAACGAAACCGACGAGCTGCGGGTAGGAGTGAAGTAGCCCACCCCGAGCACCAGCCCAGCCCCCATCTCAGCAAAGCCCAGGAAGTAAGTGTTTATACGTAGCAGGCACCCTGCTACCTGGGTATTAGCACGTAATTTATTCATTTAAATCGGTATTCGTTAACCTTCAGCAGAAAGAGCGAGTACAGCCTAGCGGCGCGCTGCCTGGTGGTGCCGCTGCTGTTTCACGCTAACTGTAAAGGAGGATTCTTATGCTAGCTATGGATTTCCGGGGGCCGAAAAGGGTTCGCGCCAGCCAAAAACCAATGCCCGAAATCAAGCATCCGGAGGATGCGATTGTGCGGGTCACGCGTACGTGCATCTGCGGTTCCGACCTGCACCTCTACAACGGCAACGTGCCCGATACCCGCGTGGGCATGACCTTCGGCCACGAGTTTACGGGTATTGTGGAGGAAATCGGCTCGGAGGTCACCAAGCTGAAAGTCGGCGACCATGTGCTGGTGCCCTTCAATATTGCCTGCGGCAAGTGCATCTTCTGTAAGCAGGGCCTGTTTGGCAACTGCCACGAGTCGAACCCCGAAGCCACGGCCGTAGGCGGCATTTTTGGCTACTCGCACACCGCCGGCGGTCACAACGGTGGCCAGGCCGAATACGCCCGCGTACCCTATGCCAACGTGGGCCCCACGGTTATTCCGCCCGGCATGGACCCCGACGATGCCGTGCTGCTCACCGACGTAGTGCCCACGGGCTACCAGGCCGCCGAAATGGCGGGTATTCAAAAAGGCGATACGGTAGTGGTATTCGGGGCCGGACCGGTGGGTATCATGGCGGCCCGCTGCGCCTGGCTGTTTGGGGCCGGCCGCGTCATCATCATCGACCACATCGACTACCGCCTGGAGTTTGCCCGCAACTACGCCAATTGCGAGGCCTACAACTTCCGCGAGCTGGAAGACCCGGTGCTCTTTATCAAGAAAACCACCGACTGGATAGGGGCCGACGTGTGCATCGACGCCGTAGGGGCCGAAGCCGCGGGCAATGCCATGCAAACCATTACCGGCCGTAAGCTGCTCTTGCAGGCGGGCTCGGCTACGGCCGTGCACTGGGCCATTAATGCCGTGCGCAAGGGTGGGGTCGTGTCCATCGTGGGCGTGTATGGCCCTACCGACAACCTCGTGCCCATCGGCAATGTGCTGAACAAGGGCCTGACCATTCGGGCCAACCAGGCTTCGGTAAAACGCCTGCTGCCCCGCCTTATCGAGCACGTGCAGAACGGCGTGCTTAACCCGAAGGGGTTGATTACGCACCGCATCCCGCTCGAAGAAGTAGCCGATGGCTACCGTATTTTCTCTGCGAAGCTGGACAATTGTATCAAGCCGGTACTCATCTCGCCCTCTGCCGGTATCTAACGCCCCACGACCATGCAAACCATAACCAGAGACCCGAACCTGCTGCCCGGCTGGGGTATCGATGCCGACCCCGACAACGACCCGACGTACCCCATGCGGCAGCGTACTCCCGAAGACCACGACGGCTATAGCTGGGTGCGCCCCACCCAGCAGCCCATTACCGTCGAGGTGCTGCACTCCAACGAGCGGCCCAACGTATCGGCGGTATTCGGCACTTCTTCACCTCCCAGCGGCCTCAGCGGCATAATTCGGCGCTTCGCTTTCAACTACAGCGAAAACAGCTACCTGCACTGGCTGCCCCTGCTCTTCGCCGACCGCGTCAACGTAGTCGAAGGCATTGTGGAAGACCTGGCGCACGGCAAGGTGCCCAACATCTGGGCCGAGAAAGGCTACAAAGCCCAATGGAAATACGACCGCGTCGGCATGCTGGAGAAAATCGCCGCCGCGGCGCTCGTCACCACGGCGGCCGTGTTCGTGCTCTCCCGCAAAAGCGCTCCGAAGAAGCATAGCCGCTCAGCCCGGTAGTTTGATGAGCAATAGCTTACTCAATAGAAAGCGAAGCTTCCAGCATAATAACCCTAAAGCAGAAAGCCCGGCTTACCTTACAGCAGGTAGGCCGGGCTTTCTGCTTTAGGGTTACTTATCGCCCAAAGAAATACGTGCCGCTGAACGTGAGTTGGGCCAGGCCAAAGCTTGCGCCAAGAGTCGACACTGTATCGTCGGAGACGTTGGAACTGCTGTTGTCAGACTTCACATTAAGCCGGTCATAGGTCAGTCCTCCAATCGAAGCTCCTAAGCCTATGCGCGGAATCGGCATAAAAATAATGCCTGGTGTCAGACCCGCGTAAAATCCGCTCGCTGTCTGGTTCGACGAGCCATTATTGCCAGCGGGCTGCGAATCGTGCTCATAGCCGGCCCCCAGTGTGCCTGTAAAGCCAAATTGGTCAGTCAGCATATAGTAACGCCGTGCAAAAGGCCCTACGCGCAGGCTAGTAGTAGTGCGGTAATAGGGAGTTGACGAGCTGCTATTCGACTTAGCAGAAATCTCCTCAATACTCCAGGTAGCGTCGGCACCAATAGCTAGGTTGTCTGCCACAAAGTAGCTAATGCCGGGGTTGAAGTTGAAAATTTTATCGGTATAAGTATAAGTATTGCCGCCGTTATAATAAGGGCTGCTTGTATCCTCCTTATTTTGAGTGAAATTGATACTGCCACTCAAGGCCACGGTACCAGCTTTAAGTGCAGTTTGGGCCTGGCTTGCTTGCACCGAGGCACAGCAGATAATAAGTAGCAGGAAATGCTTTTGCATACAATGAAGGAGAAGTGAAAGGTCAAGCAAATGTATGCTGCCTTTCTTTAATTTCTCTATTAAGTATGCAAAAAAGCCCGGCCCTTCTTCAAGAAGGGCCGGGCTTTTTTAAAGTCGGGGTGGCAGGATTCGAACCTACGACCTCGTCGTCCCGAACGACGCGCGCTACCGGGCTGCGCTACACCCCGAAAACTTGGCGGGCCGATGGGGCGGCTCCGCGTCGGGAATTCCAATGCTAAGTCAAGAATGCCTAAAAAAACCCCCAGCCCGAAGGCCGGGGGTTTTTTCGGGGGCAACTTGTCCCTCGGTCGGAGTGGCAGGATTCGAACCTACGACCTCCAGCACCCCATGCTGGCGCGATACCAGGCTACGCTACACCCCGAGGGAATTGGAGCTGCAAAGGTAGGCAAACAAAATTCGTTTCCGCAACATCAGGCGGCTATTTTTGCTCGTTACTCCGGAAAAAATAGCTAACTCTATCATTGGCAGGGGCTAAAAATCGTTAACTGGCAGAAGGAAGCTGCAAGCTGCCCGCCGCACTATCTTTACCCGAGCAACTTGACGGAATCAGCTCATTCGCTTTACTTTGCCTGGCTTTATGAAATCAATCTCCACTTTAGCGGGAAGCTTGTTGCTGGCCCCCCTTAGCCTGCTGGCCCAAACCACGCCACCGGGGGCCACTGGCGCCACGGCGGCAGCTGCGCCGGCCCCCATTGCGCTGGCCCCGGTAACGCCGGCCCCCGACCCCAACGCGCTTAAAATCAAAGCGGAGCAAAACCCCATTTCCCACACGCTCACCGTGCGCTGCGACGCGCCCGGCCCCACACGATTCGAAATAAACGACAAGGAAGGGCACCCGGTACTCACCAAAACGGTGATGGTTGGCACTACGCCGGTCGTGCTGAATGTAGCGTCGCTGCCGGCCGGGCCCTATGTGGTGCGGTGCACGGCCGGCGAGAAGAAAGGTACCCGCCTGGTGCAGCTCGGCAACTAGCCAGCCGCCCGCCAAAGCTGACAATACCCGGCCCCGATGCGAAATTATTCGCACCGGGGCCGGGTATTGTATTTCTAATATATAGTAAATATTCTACGTTGTTGCTGCCTCCGTCTGGAGCTGGCGCTCGTAGAGGGCGCGGTAGAGGCCGGCGGCATCGGCCATGAGGGCAGCGTGGGTGCCGTGCTGCACTATCTGCCCGTCGTCGAGCACCAGTATCTCGTCGGCCAGCTTCACCGAGCTTACGCGGTGCGAGATGATGAGACTGGTGCGGTTCTTCATCACTCGCTGGAGGCTATCGAGAATGGCGTTCTCGGTCTTGGTATCGACGGCCGAGAGCGAGTCGTCCAGAATCAGGATTTTGGGCTCCTTCACCAGGGCGCGGGCCATGCTCACGCGCTGCTTCTGGCCGCCCGAGAGCGTAATGCCGCGCTCGCCTACTTTGGTATCGAAGCCCTCGGGAAAGCGAATGATGTTTTCGTACACGTCGGCATCGCGGGCGGCCTGGGCCATGCGTACCTCGTCGGGCTGGTCGAGGCCGAAGTTAATATTGTGGCGAATGCTGTCCGAAAACAGAAACACGTCCTGCGGCACGTAGCCAATTTGCTCGCGCAGCGAAGTCAGCGCGTAGTCGCGCACGTCCACGCCATCGACCTGAATATCGCCGCTGGTCACGTCATACAGCCGGCAGAGCAGGGCCGCGATGGTGCTTTTGCCCGAGCCCGTGTTGCCAATCACGGCCAGCGTCTGGCCCGGCCGGATGCGGAAGCTCACGTCGCGCAGCGCCCGGATGCCGGTGTCGGGATAAGTAAACGTAACGTGGTCGAACACAATATCGCCGGCAATCTCGCGCACCACGTTCCGGCGCGAGATAATATCGGTCTTCTCATCCAGAAACTCGTTGATGCGGGCCTGCGAGGCCTCAGCGCGCTGCACCAGCGACGAGGTCCAGCCCAGCGCCGTGACGGGCCACGTCAGCAGATTCACATAGATGATAAACTCGGCGATGCTGCCGGTGGTGATGGTGCCACGAATAACTTCCTGGCCGCCAATCCAGACCGTGACAATGGTGCTGATACCCACCAGAAACATAATGAGCGGGAAGAACAGCGAGTTGACGAAGTTCAGGCTCAAGGACTTGTCTTTGTACTCGTTGGTCGATACCTGAAACTGCTCGTACGAGTCTTGCTGGCGCACAAACGACTTGAGCACCCGGATACCCGAAAATGCTTCCTGGGTGAAGGTAGTCATGGCCGCCAGCGCTTTTTGAATGTCGTCCGACTTCTTCTCAATCAGGTTGTTAACGTAAAAGATGCTGACCGACAGAATGGGCAGCGGCAGCAGCGTGAGCACCGTTAGCTTCACGTTGACGAGCAGCATGAGCGGCACCACGAGCACAAACAGCAGCACGAGCTGCAAAAAGTACATGATGCCCGGCCCGAGGTACATGCGCACCCGGCCCACGTCTTCGGAAATGCGCGACATGAGGTCGCCGGTGCTGTGGCGGCGGTAAAAAGCCAGCGGCAGCGACTGGTAGTGCTGGAAAATCTGGTTTTTCTGGTCGTTTTCGATGCGGCGCGACATCACAATGAGCGTCTGGCGCATAAAAAACAAAAAGATACCGCGCAGCAGGGCCAGCGCGATGATGACCATGCCGTAGAACAGCACGTTGCGCCCAAACAGCTGGTACACGCCCGCCTGCGCCTGCGTGCCGGCGTAAAGGTGGTAGAGGTCGATGCCCTCGTTTACCAAATCGAAGGAGTAGCGCACGAGCTGGGCTGGAAAAATAGTCAGCAGCGTACTCAGAATTACAAAGAGCACCCCGCCGAGGAAATGCCATTTATAGCGAAAAATATGCGGATTGACGGCGGCTAGAGCGCGGGTGGGCATGGGGAAGGGAGGGGCTAAGGCTGAAAAACCGGGCCTCAACCGAAAAAAAACGGGTACTTTTGTGGCCGCAACGGCGTTTGGGCCAGCTACAGCTGCCTAAACAAAGTTACGCCCCACTCTTCCCTCCCCATCCCACCCATTTTTCCTTTTTAACCCTATGGTACTCGACGCGCCAACCCAGGTGCCCGCTCCTATTTTTGAGCAGGTAGCCGAATTTCAGCACGAGC
The sequence above is drawn from the Hymenobacter baengnokdamensis genome and encodes:
- a CDS encoding zinc-dependent alcohol dehydrogenase, which produces MLAMDFRGPKRVRASQKPMPEIKHPEDAIVRVTRTCICGSDLHLYNGNVPDTRVGMTFGHEFTGIVEEIGSEVTKLKVGDHVLVPFNIACGKCIFCKQGLFGNCHESNPEATAVGGIFGYSHTAGGHNGGQAEYARVPYANVGPTVIPPGMDPDDAVLLTDVVPTGYQAAEMAGIQKGDTVVVFGAGPVGIMAARCAWLFGAGRVIIIDHIDYRLEFARNYANCEAYNFRELEDPVLFIKKTTDWIGADVCIDAVGAEAAGNAMQTITGRKLLLQAGSATAVHWAINAVRKGGVVSIVGVYGPTDNLVPIGNVLNKGLTIRANQASVKRLLPRLIEHVQNGVLNPKGLITHRIPLEEVADGYRIFSAKLDNCIKPVLISPSAGI
- a CDS encoding outer membrane beta-barrel protein; this translates as MQKHFLLLIICCASVQASQAQTALKAGTVALSGSINFTQNKEDTSSPYYNGGNTYTYTDKIFNFNPGISYFVADNLAIGADATWSIEEISAKSNSSSSTPYYRTTTSLRVGPFARRYYMLTDQFGFTGTLGAGYEHDSQPAGNNGSSNQTASGFYAGLTPGIIFMPIPRIGLGASIGGLTYDRLNVKSDNSSSNVSDDTVSTLGASFGLAQLTFSGTYFFGR
- a CDS encoding T9SS type A sorting domain-containing protein — translated: MKSISTLAGSLLLAPLSLLAQTTPPGATGATAAAAPAPIALAPVTPAPDPNALKIKAEQNPISHTLTVRCDAPGPTRFEINDKEGHPVLTKTVMVGTTPVVLNVASLPAGPYVVRCTAGEKKGTRLVQLGN
- a CDS encoding ABC transporter ATP-binding protein — protein: MPTRALAAVNPHIFRYKWHFLGGVLFVILSTLLTIFPAQLVRYSFDLVNEGIDLYHLYAGTQAQAGVYQLFGRNVLFYGMVIIALALLRGIFLFFMRQTLIVMSRRIENDQKNQIFQHYQSLPLAFYRRHSTGDLMSRISEDVGRVRMYLGPGIMYFLQLVLLFVLVVPLMLLVNVKLTVLTLLPLPILSVSIFYVNNLIEKKSDDIQKALAAMTTFTQEAFSGIRVLKSFVRQQDSYEQFQVSTNEYKDKSLSLNFVNSLFFPLIMFLVGISTIVTVWIGGQEVIRGTITTGSIAEFIIYVNLLTWPVTALGWTSSLVQRAEASQARINEFLDEKTDIISRRNVVREIAGDIVFDHVTFTYPDTGIRALRDVSFRIRPGQTLAVIGNTGSGKSTIAALLCRLYDVTSGDIQVDGVDVRDYALTSLREQIGYVPQDVFLFSDSIRHNINFGLDQPDEVRMAQAARDADVYENIIRFPEGFDTKVGERGITLSGGQKQRVSMARALVKEPKILILDDSLSAVDTKTENAILDSLQRVMKNRTSLIISHRVSSVKLADEILVLDDGQIVQHGTHAALMADAAGLYRALYERQLQTEAATT